Genomic window (Eisenibacter elegans DSM 3317):
TACAACTGTTAGCTGAGATATCTAAAAAATCTCTGCATTCTATGGATTATATGTACAATGAAAATCCTTACATAGCATCTTCGTTAGAAGAAGGCAGCTAAAAACACGCCCAGCAGCACTTTGCTTGCCGAAGGAATTATCTGACCCAAGGGCTGTGTTTTAGTAATTGACGATTTGGGATTTACGGTGGCCTACGGACAATCTTGGAATGACGAAGTAACAGCTAAAATCCCAAATCGTAGTTCGTCAATCGTAATCCCCAAACAGATGAATGTTCTGACAGATACGCCCATATACCTCCATCTCACTGGGCTGAGCAGTGAACACTGCGCCCTGATCATCAGCAAAGCTCTCGACAAAGTACCCGGTGTGGCTACCCATCGGGTGGAGTTTAACAATCAGCGGGTGGTGCTGGGCTTAGATGAGAAGGAAGCCTTGGCGCAGGCCGTCGCTCAGATAGAAGCGCTGGGCTATGGGGTAGAAACACGGCAGGCGCACCTCCCTGTGTTGCACCTGAGCTGCGCTTCTTGTGCGGCCAGCGCCGAGAGCATCACCAAGGCACAGGCAGGCGTGTTGAGCGCATCGGTCAATTTTGCCTCTGAGATGCTTAGTGTACGCTATCTGCCCACGGCCATACAACCCACCGATTTGCAAAAGGCCATACAGTCGGTTGGTTTTGACTTGTTGCTCACGGATGAGGGTCACAGTGAGCAGACGCAAGATACCTTGACACAAATTCACGAAGCCAAATACCGGCAGTTGCGCCAAAAGACCCTCTGGGCTTCGGTGTTGTCCTTGCCTGTGGTGGTGCTGGGGATGTGGCTGATGGATATGCCCTATGCCAATGTGCTGATGTGGTTGCTGAGTACGCCGGTGGTGCTATGGTTGGGGCGCGGCTTTTTTGTCAATGCTTGGAAGCAAGCCCGCCACGGCACGGCCAATATGGATACCTTGGTGGCGCTGAGCACAGGGGTGGCCTATTTGTTTAGTGTATTCAACACGCTTTTTCCGCAGGTGTGGCACGCTCGTGGGCTACACGCACACGTTTATTTTGAGGCCGCAGCCGTCATCATTACCTTTATCTTGCTGGGCAAATTGCTAGAAGAAAAAGCCAAAGGCAATACCTCTACAGCCCTCAAAAAGCTAATGGGCTTGCAGGCCAAAACCCTGACTGTGATAAGGGAGGGACAGACACAGACCATCCCCATCGATGCCGTACAGCAGGGCGACACCGTTTGGGTCAAGCCGGGCGAAAAAATCGCCGTAGACGGTACTGTACTCAGTGGCCAATCGTATGTAGATGAGAGTATGCTTAGTGGTGAGCCGCTACCCGTACTCAAGCAGGCCAAGGACGCAGTATTTGCAGGCACCATCAACCAAAAAGGCAGCTTTCAGTTTCGCGCTGATAAGCTCGGCAAGGAGACCCTCTTGGCGCAGATTATCCGGATGGTGCAAGAAGCCCAAGGCAGCAAAGCACCTGTACAAAAACTGGTGGACCAAATCGCGGCGGTATTCGTACCCACGGTGATGGGTATAGCCTTGTTTTCGGCAGGGCTTTGGTTGATTTTTGGTGGGGAGAATGCTCTTACGCAGGCCATCTTGGCACTCATTACGGTCTTGGTCATTGCCTGCCCCTGTGCCTTGGGGCTGGCTACCCCTACGGCCATCATGGTAGGAGTGGGCAAAGGCGCTTCGCAAGGGATTTTGATAAAAGATGCCGAAAGTCTCGAATTGGCCAAAAAAATCACCCATCTGGTCTTAGACAAAACGGGAACCATCACCCAAGGCCGCCCTCGCCTCATCGCGGAGTATTGGCAAGTCCCCGAAGCGGAGCAAGCCCTGCTCAAGCAAATCTTGGTGGGTATAGAGCAACAATCAGAGCACCCCTTGGCAGAGGCTGTCTTGGCGCATTATGAAGGCATAAGCAGTGCCAGCCTCCAAGCCTTCGAAAGCATCACGGGCAAGGGCGCAAAGGCACACTACGGCGACAAAACCTATTTTGTGGGCAACCAACGCCTGCTGGCCGAGCAGCAAATACACCTCCACCCTGAGCTAGTGCAACAAGCCCAAGCTTGGGGTGCTACCGCTCAGACGGTCATTTGGCTGGCAGACAACACCCAAGCCCTTGCCGTATTTGCCCTTGCCGACCCCATCAAGCCGGGCTCTAAGGCCGCTATCGAAGCCCTCCAAGCAGGTGGCATCAAGGTCTATATGCTCACCGGCGACAATGCCGCCACCGCTCAAGCCATTGCCCAAACCGTGGGCATCACCCATTATCAGGCCGAAACCCTGCCCGAGCAAAAAGCTGCGTTTGTCAAAGCCCTCCAAACCCAAGGGGCAGTGGTGGCAATGGTCGGCGATGGCATCAACGACAGCGCCGCCCTGGCCCAAGCCGACGTAAGCATCGCGATGGGTAAAGGCAGCGATATTGCGATGGAAGTCGCCAAAATGACCCTCATCTCCTCTGACCTAGGCAAAATCCCCCAAGCCATCAAGCTCTCACAGCAGACTGTAGCCACCATCCGCCAAAACCTCTTCTGGGCATTCATCTACAATCTGATCGGCATCCCTATTGCGGCGGGTATTTTGTATCCCTTCAATGGCTTCTTGCTCAACCCTATGTTGGCCGGAGCAGCGATGGCACTCAGCAGTGTGAGTGTCGTGGCCAATAGCCTGCGCTTGCGGTGGATTGGCCAAAGAGCATAAGCCACATACAATACCCAACCCACGGATGTCTTTTATACCCAATCAAAATTGGTTTGGAGAATTTCTGGCACCAAAAATCCTTGATT
Coding sequences:
- a CDS encoding heavy metal translocating P-type ATPase, translating into MNVLTDTPIYLHLTGLSSEHCALIISKALDKVPGVATHRVEFNNQRVVLGLDEKEALAQAVAQIEALGYGVETRQAHLPVLHLSCASCAASAESITKAQAGVLSASVNFASEMLSVRYLPTAIQPTDLQKAIQSVGFDLLLTDEGHSEQTQDTLTQIHEAKYRQLRQKTLWASVLSLPVVVLGMWLMDMPYANVLMWLLSTPVVLWLGRGFFVNAWKQARHGTANMDTLVALSTGVAYLFSVFNTLFPQVWHARGLHAHVYFEAAAVIITFILLGKLLEEKAKGNTSTALKKLMGLQAKTLTVIREGQTQTIPIDAVQQGDTVWVKPGEKIAVDGTVLSGQSYVDESMLSGEPLPVLKQAKDAVFAGTINQKGSFQFRADKLGKETLLAQIIRMVQEAQGSKAPVQKLVDQIAAVFVPTVMGIALFSAGLWLIFGGENALTQAILALITVLVIACPCALGLATPTAIMVGVGKGASQGILIKDAESLELAKKITHLVLDKTGTITQGRPRLIAEYWQVPEAEQALLKQILVGIEQQSEHPLAEAVLAHYEGISSASLQAFESITGKGAKAHYGDKTYFVGNQRLLAEQQIHLHPELVQQAQAWGATAQTVIWLADNTQALAVFALADPIKPGSKAAIEALQAGGIKVYMLTGDNAATAQAIAQTVGITHYQAETLPEQKAAFVKALQTQGAVVAMVGDGINDSAALAQADVSIAMGKGSDIAMEVAKMTLISSDLGKIPQAIKLSQQTVATIRQNLFWAFIYNLIGIPIAAGILYPFNGFLLNPMLAGAAMALSSVSVVANSLRLRWIGQRA